Below is a window of Arthrobacter sp. SLBN-112 DNA.
CCAGGCGGACATCAGCGGCCAGGCGACGTCCGTGAACCACGGTTCCTTCGCCGCCGCGTAGGCGCCGGTTCCGGTGGAGCCGGCGAAACGCCGGGCGAGGTCCGCCTTGTGCTCCTCGTAAAGCTTGAGCGCGGAGGGATCGTCCCGCAGCCAATCCCGGAACATCAGCGCATAACGCCATCCGGCCGAGCCGGCCGGCCGGACATGCACATTCACGGCCCGGCACGGGTCTGCGTTGGCATGGAAACGCTTGAGCCATGCCGAGGGATCGGGCGCATCGGGCTTCGGCGTATCGGATTCAATCCCCCGGACCGCCGGGAAGCCGGCAGCAGCCAGGAGCGGTGCGATCGTGGCCGCCGCTTCCAGGTCAGGCACTGCCACCTGCAGGTCGATGACGTCCTTGGCAGCGAGACCAGGGACGGATGTGGAACCGACGTGGTCCACCGCCAGGATGGCATCAGGCGCAGCCGCCGCCAGCCGGGCCGCGATCATGGCCGCCTGCCGTGCCCAGTCCTCGCGATGCGGTTCCAAGACCGGCCCGCCCGTCCGCGGCGCCCGGGTTCCGGCAGCAAGGTTTCGGGCATAGGGCTGCAGCCGGTGATCCCACAGCCGGTCCACCTGGTCCAGCAGGTGCTGCATGGTGCCGGAGTTGTCCAGGACGACGTCGGCAGCGGCCAGGCGTTCCGCGCGCGCGGCCTGGGCTGCCATGCGCGAACGTGCCGCCTCGGCAGTCATCCCCCGCAGCTCCTGCATGCGCTGCAACCGGACGTCGTCGGGGGCGTCCACCACGAGCACAAGGTGGAAGCTGCTCCCCTGCCCGGTCTCGACCAACAGGGGGATGTCCTGGACTACGACGGCGTCCTCCGGGGCGGCCGCCGTGATGGCCGCCGCACGGGCCCGCACCAAGGGGTGGACGATGGAGTTCAATGCTGCAAGGCGCTCCGGATGACCGAATACCGCCTCGCCGAGGCGCGCGCGGTCAAGCCGCCCGTCGTCGTCGAGCATGTCCGCACCAAACTCCGCAGCAACGTGTGCCAGGCCTTCGGTCCCGGGCTCAACCACCTCCCTTGCCAGGGCATCCGCATCCACCAGGACGGCACCGCGCTCCTTCAGCCGCGC
It encodes the following:
- the coaE gene encoding dephospho-CoA kinase, which codes for MLKIGLTGGIASGKSVVAARLKERGAVLVDADALAREVVEPGTEGLAHVAAEFGADMLDDDGRLDRARLGEAVFGHPERLAALNSIVHPLVRARAAAITAAAPEDAVVVQDIPLLVETGQGSSFHLVLVVDAPDDVRLQRMQELRGMTAEAARSRMAAQAARAERLAAADVVLDNSGTMQHLLDQVDRLWDHRLQPYARNLAAGTRAPRTGGPVLEPHREDWARQAAMIAARLAAAAPDAILAVDHVGSTSVPGLAAKDVIDLQVAVPDLEAAATIAPLLAAAGFPAVRGIESDTPKPDAPDPSAWLKRFHANADPCRAVNVHVRPAGSAGWRYALMFRDWLRDDPSALKLYEEHKADLARRFAGSTGTGAYAAAKEPWFTDVAWPLMSAWAEATGWQPPSYAS